Proteins encoded in a region of the Orcinus orca chromosome 8, mOrcOrc1.1, whole genome shotgun sequence genome:
- the RBM14 gene encoding RNA-binding protein 14 isoform X3, protein MKIFVGNVDGADTTPEELAALFAPYGTVMSCAVMKQFAFVHMRENAGALRAIEALHGHELRPGRALVVEMSRPRPLNTWKIFVGNVSAACTSQELRSLFERRGRVIECDVVKGMVPTGV, encoded by the exons ATGAAGATATTCGTGGGAAACGTCGATGGGGCGGATACGACGCCGGAGGAGCTAGCAGCTCTCTTTGCGCCCTACGGCACGGTCATGAGCTGCGCCGTCATGAAACAGTTCGCCTTCGTGCACATGCGCGAGAACGCGGGCGCGCTGCGCGCCATCGAGGCCCTGCATGGCCACGAGCTGCGGCCGGGGCGCGCGCTCGTGGTGGAGATGTCGCGCCCACGGCCTCTTAACACTTGGAAGATATTCGTGGGCAATGTATCGGCTGCGTGCACGAGCCAGGAATTGCGCAGCCTCTTCGAGCGCCGCGGACGCGTCATCGAGTGTGACGTGGTGAAAG GTATGGTTCCGACCGGCGTTTAG
- the RBM14 gene encoding RNA-binding protein 14 isoform X1, with translation MKIFVGNVDGADTTPEELAALFAPYGTVMSCAVMKQFAFVHMRENAGALRAIEALHGHELRPGRALVVEMSRPRPLNTWKIFVGNVSAACTSQELRSLFERRGRVIECDVVKDYAFVHMEKEADAKAAIAQLNGKEVKGKRINVELSTKGQKKGPGLAIQSGDKTKKPGAGDTAFPGTGGFSATFDYQQAFGNSTGGFDGQARQPTPPFFGRDRSPLRRSPPRASYVAPLTAQPATYRAQPSASLGAAYRAQPSASLGVGYRTQPMTAQAASYRAQPSVSLGAPYRGQLASPSSQSAAASSLGPYGGAQPSASALSSYGGQPAAASSLNSYGAQGSSLASYGNQPSSYGAQAASSYGVRAAASSYNTQGAASSLGSYGAQAASYGAQSAASSLAYGAQAASYSAQPSASYNAQSAPYAAQQAASYSSQPAAYVAQPATAAAYASQPAAYAAQATTPMAGSYGAQPVVQTQLNSYGAQASMGLSGSYGAQSAAAATGSYGAAAAYGAQPSATLAAPYRTQSSASLAASYAAQQHPQAAASYRGQPGNAYDGAGQPSAAYLSMSQGAVANANSTPPPYERTRLSPPRASYDDPYKKAVAMSKRYGSDRRLAELSDYRRLSESQLSFRRSPTKSSLDYRRLPDAHSDYARYSGSYNDYLRAAQMHSGYQRRM, from the exons ATGAAGATATTCGTGGGAAACGTCGATGGGGCGGATACGACGCCGGAGGAGCTAGCAGCTCTCTTTGCGCCCTACGGCACGGTCATGAGCTGCGCCGTCATGAAACAGTTCGCCTTCGTGCACATGCGCGAGAACGCGGGCGCGCTGCGCGCCATCGAGGCCCTGCATGGCCACGAGCTGCGGCCGGGGCGCGCGCTCGTGGTGGAGATGTCGCGCCCACGGCCTCTTAACACTTGGAAGATATTCGTGGGCAATGTATCGGCTGCGTGCACGAGCCAGGAATTGCGCAGCCTCTTCGAGCGCCGCGGACGCGTCATCGAGTGTGACGTGGTGAAAG ACTACGCGTTTGTTCACATGGAGAAGGAAGCAGATGCCAAAGCCGCCATCGCGCAGCTCAACGGCAAAGAAGTGAAGGGCAAGCGCATCAACGTGGAACTCTCAACCAAGGGTCAGAAGAAGGGGCCTGGCCTGGCTATCCAGTCTGGGGACAAGACCAAGAAACCAGGGGCTGGGGATACGGCATTCCCCGGAACTGGTGGCTTCTCTGCCACCTTCGACTACCAGCAGGCTTTTGGCAACAGCACTGGTGGCTTTGATGGGCAAGCCCGTCAGCCCACACCACCCTTCTTTGGTCGCGACCGCAGCCCCCTGCGCCGTTCACCTCCCCGAGCCTCGTATGTGGCTCCTCTGACGGCCCAGCCAGCCACCTACCGGGCCCAGCCCTCAGCGTCACTGGGCGCTGCCTACAGGGCCCAGCCTTCTGCCTCTCTGGGTGTCGGTTATCGGACTCAGCCCATGACAGCCCAGGCAGCCTCTTACCGCGCTCAGCCCTCTGTTTCCCTTGGGGCCCCATACAGGGGCCAGCTGGCTAGCCCTAGCTCCCAGTCTGCCGCAGCTTCCTCGCTTGGTCCATATGGTGGAGCCCAGCCCTCGGCCTCGGCCCTCTCCTCCTATGGGGGTCAGCCAGCTGCGGCTTCTTCGCTCAACTCCTATGGGGCTCAGGGCTCCTCCCTTGCCTCCTATGGTAACCAGCCATCCTCTTATGGGGCGCAGGCTGCCTCTTCCTATGGGGTTCGTGCGGCTGCCTCCTCCTACAACACCCAGGGAGCAGCTTCCTCCCTAGGCTCCTATGGGGCCCAGGCAGCCTCCTATGGGGCCCAGTCTGCAGCCTCTTCACTAGCTTATGGGGCCCAGGCAGCTTCTTACAGTGCCCAGCCTTCGGCCTCTTATAATGCCCAGTCTGCCCCATACGCTGCACAACAGGCTGCTTCCTATTCTTCCCAACCTGCTGCCTATGTGGCACAACCAGCTACAGCTGCTGCTTATGCTAGCCAGCCAGCTGCGTATGCTGCACAAGCCACTACCCCAATGGCTGGCTCCTATGGGGCCCAGCCAGTTGTTCAGACCCAGCTGAATAGTTATGGAGCTCAAGCATCAATGGGCCTATCAGGCTCGTATGGGGCTCAGTCAGCTGCTGCGGCCACTGGCTCCTATGGTGCTGCAGCTGCCTACGGGGCCCAACCTTCTGCCACCCTGGCAGCTCCTTACCGCACTCAATCATCAGCCTCATTGGCTGCTTCCTATGCTGCACAGCAGCATCCTCAGGCTGCTGCCTCCTACCGTGGCCAGCCGGGCAATGCCTACGATGGGGCAGGTCAGCCGTCTGCAGCCTACCTGTCCATGTCCCAGGGGGCCGTTGCCAACGCCAACAGCACCCCGCCGCCCTATGAGCGTACGCGCCTCTCCCCACCCCGGGCCAGCTACGACGATCCGTACAAAAAGGCTGTCGCCATGTCGAAAAG GTATGGTTCCGACCGGCGTTTAGCCGAGCTCTCTGATTACCGCCGTTTATCAGAGTCGCAGCTTTCGTTCCGCCGCTCGCCGACAAAGTCCTCGCTGGATTACCGTCGCCTGCCCGATGCCCATTCCGATTACGCACGCTATTCGGGCTCCTATAATGATTACCTGCGGGCAGCTCAGATGCACTCTGGCTACCAGCGCCGCATGTAG
- the RBM14 gene encoding RNA-binding protein 14 isoform X2 yields the protein MKIFVGNVDGADTTPEELAALFAPYGTVMSCAVMKQFAFVHMRENAGALRAIEALHGHELRPGRALVVEMSRPRPLNTWKIFVGNVSAACTSQELRSLFERRGRVIECDVVKDYAFVHMEKEADAKAAIAQLNGKEVKGKRINVELSTKGMVPTGV from the exons ATGAAGATATTCGTGGGAAACGTCGATGGGGCGGATACGACGCCGGAGGAGCTAGCAGCTCTCTTTGCGCCCTACGGCACGGTCATGAGCTGCGCCGTCATGAAACAGTTCGCCTTCGTGCACATGCGCGAGAACGCGGGCGCGCTGCGCGCCATCGAGGCCCTGCATGGCCACGAGCTGCGGCCGGGGCGCGCGCTCGTGGTGGAGATGTCGCGCCCACGGCCTCTTAACACTTGGAAGATATTCGTGGGCAATGTATCGGCTGCGTGCACGAGCCAGGAATTGCGCAGCCTCTTCGAGCGCCGCGGACGCGTCATCGAGTGTGACGTGGTGAAAG ACTACGCGTTTGTTCACATGGAGAAGGAAGCAGATGCCAAAGCCGCCATCGCGCAGCTCAACGGCAAAGAAGTGAAGGGCAAGCGCATCAACGTGGAACTCTCAACCAAGG GTATGGTTCCGACCGGCGTTTAG